From a region of the Methylocystis hirsuta genome:
- the ccmE gene encoding cytochrome c maturation protein CcmE, whose translation MTRKGKRLTLIAGAMAILGLAAGLMLFALRDNIVFFYTPSELAKKQTASGARLRIGGLVKEGTVVKNGQDVRFTVTDKTSDLTVSYTGLLPDLFREGQGVVVDGVLQPDGAFRADSVLAKHDERYMPRDVADALKKQGVWQGETK comes from the coding sequence ATGACGCGTAAAGGAAAGCGGCTGACGTTGATCGCCGGAGCGATGGCGATTCTTGGCCTCGCCGCCGGGCTTATGCTGTTCGCGCTGCGCGACAATATCGTATTCTTCTACACGCCGTCGGAGCTTGCGAAGAAGCAAACGGCCTCCGGCGCGCGGCTGCGTATCGGCGGGCTGGTGAAGGAAGGCACGGTGGTCAAGAATGGCCAAGATGTGCGCTTCACTGTCACCGACAAGACGAGCGATCTTACGGTGTCCTACACAGGCCTGCTGCCGGATCTCTTCCGCGAAGGGCAGGGGGTCGTCGTCGACGGCGTGCTGCAGCCTGACGGCGCCTTTCGGGCCGACAGCGTGCTGGCCAAGCACGACGAACGCTACATGCCGCGCGACGTCGCCGACGCCCTGAAGAAGCAGGGCGTCTGGCAGGGAGAGACGAAGTGA
- a CDS encoding heme lyase CcmF/NrfE family subunit has protein sequence MIVETGHYALVLAFALALAQFAIPFIGARLNDAALMRVARPAAITQFLFVALSYGALTYAHVVSDFSLVNVIENSHSLKPFIYKISGVWGNHEGSMLLWVLVLSFCGALIAVFSNAMSDRLRSDALAVQGLLGAAFLLFILLTSNPFARVAPAPWEGRDLNPILQDPGLAIHPPLLYLGYVGFSIVFSFAAAALIGGRIDAGWARVIRPWTLFAWIALTLGIAMGSYWAYYTLGWGGFWFWDPVENASLMPWIAGTALVHSAAVMEKREALKVWTIFLAILAFSLSLLGTFLVRSGVLTSVHAFASDPDRGVFILAILVFFIGGALALFALRAGALPVGGLFSPISREGALVLNNLLLSACCATVVVGTLYPLALEAITGEKISVGAPFFNTVLIPIALPLAVLMPIGQMLSWKRGDLAAALQRLRIAFVVGVVATAAFGAWYGTPFLSIVTAGIAIYLVVGALSDLALRVRGTSGRLSLKRLAGLPLSAFGTSIAHAGMGLTLLGLAATGWGVETIVAMKPSSFYDVGPYQIGIDSVSPRQGPNYSEVYAVMAVRKDGATLATIEPAKRFYQARRMARSEAGIVTLGLGQVYAAIGESHEDGTIDARLYWKPLVTLIWIGALVMAFGGALSLADRRLRIGVARRAAAPALEPAE, from the coding sequence ATGATCGTTGAAACCGGACATTACGCGCTTGTCCTCGCGTTCGCCCTTGCGCTGGCGCAATTCGCCATTCCCTTCATTGGCGCGCGCTTGAACGACGCCGCGCTGATGCGCGTCGCGCGCCCGGCGGCGATCACGCAATTCCTGTTCGTCGCGCTCTCCTACGGCGCGCTGACCTATGCGCATGTCGTCTCCGACTTCTCGCTCGTCAACGTCATCGAGAATTCCCATTCACTGAAGCCCTTCATCTATAAAATCTCCGGCGTCTGGGGGAACCACGAAGGCTCGATGCTTCTGTGGGTGCTCGTTCTCTCCTTTTGCGGCGCGCTGATCGCGGTTTTCTCCAACGCAATGTCCGACAGGCTGCGCTCTGACGCGCTCGCCGTGCAGGGCCTGCTTGGCGCGGCCTTTCTGCTCTTCATTCTGCTCACCTCAAATCCGTTCGCGCGCGTCGCGCCGGCGCCGTGGGAGGGCCGCGACCTCAACCCGATCCTGCAGGACCCAGGCCTCGCGATCCATCCGCCGCTGCTCTATCTCGGCTATGTCGGCTTTTCGATCGTGTTCTCTTTCGCCGCCGCGGCGCTCATTGGCGGGCGCATCGACGCCGGCTGGGCGCGCGTCATTCGCCCATGGACTCTCTTCGCCTGGATCGCGCTGACGCTCGGCATCGCCATGGGGTCGTACTGGGCCTATTACACGCTCGGCTGGGGCGGCTTCTGGTTCTGGGACCCAGTCGAGAACGCGTCGCTGATGCCCTGGATCGCCGGCACGGCGCTCGTGCACAGCGCCGCCGTGATGGAAAAGCGCGAGGCGCTCAAGGTCTGGACGATCTTTCTCGCAATTCTCGCCTTCTCGCTCTCTCTGCTCGGCACCTTCCTTGTGCGCTCCGGCGTGCTAACGTCGGTGCATGCCTTCGCCAGCGATCCCGACCGCGGCGTGTTCATTCTCGCCATCCTCGTTTTCTTCATCGGCGGCGCGCTTGCGCTCTTTGCGCTGCGGGCCGGCGCGCTGCCCGTCGGCGGACTGTTTTCGCCGATCTCGCGGGAAGGCGCGCTTGTTCTCAACAATCTGCTGCTTTCGGCGTGCTGCGCCACCGTCGTCGTCGGAACGCTCTATCCGCTGGCGCTCGAAGCGATCACCGGCGAGAAGATTTCCGTCGGCGCGCCTTTCTTCAACACCGTGCTGATTCCGATCGCGCTGCCGCTCGCCGTGTTGATGCCGATCGGCCAGATGCTGTCCTGGAAGCGCGGCGATCTCGCCGCCGCCTTGCAGCGGCTGCGCATCGCCTTCGTTGTCGGCGTCGTCGCAACGGCCGCTTTCGGCGCCTGGTACGGAACGCCCTTCCTCTCCATCGTTACCGCCGGCATCGCGATCTATCTCGTCGTCGGCGCCTTGAGCGATCTTGCGCTGCGCGTGCGGGGAACCTCGGGGCGCCTGAGCCTGAAGCGACTCGCCGGCCTGCCGCTTTCGGCGTTCGGCACGTCGATCGCTCATGCCGGCATGGGGCTGACGCTGCTTGGCCTTGCCGCGACCGGCTGGGGCGTCGAAACCATCGTCGCGATGAAGCCTTCGAGCTTCTATGACGTCGGTCCCTATCAGATCGGCATCGACTCCGTTTCGCCGCGCCAGGGGCCGAATTATTCGGAAGTCTATGCGGTGATGGCGGTGCGCAAGGATGGCGCGACGCTCGCGACGATCGAACCCGCCAAGCGCTTCTATCAGGCGCGGCGCATGGCGCGCTCGGAGGCCGGAATCGTCACGCTCGGGCTCGGGCAGGTCTATGCGGCGATCGGCGAGTCGCATGAGGATGGAACGATCGACGCGCGGCTGTACTGGAAGCCGCTGGTGACGCTGATCTGGATCGGCGCGCTGGTCATGGCGTTTGGCGGCGCGCTGTCGCTCGCCGACCGGCGTCTGCGCATCGGCGTCGCGCGCCGCGCCGCCGCGCCAGCCCTGGAGCCGGCCGAATGA
- a CDS encoding cytochrome c-type biogenesis protein: MGVFIALVLFPLTAHAVTPGERLADPALEARARAITTELRCLVCQNQSIDDSDASLAKDLRVLVREKLKEGMSDAQVREFVHARYGDFVLLRPPVKPGTLLLWAAPLIALLAGAAAIWMAARRRAGVPATPAKALSEEERARLKTLGVSDLERPKN; this comes from the coding sequence GTGGGGGTCTTCATCGCGCTCGTTCTCTTCCCCCTGACGGCACACGCCGTCACGCCCGGCGAAAGGCTTGCCGATCCGGCGCTCGAAGCGCGAGCGCGGGCGATCACCACTGAGCTGCGCTGCCTCGTCTGCCAGAACCAGTCGATCGACGATTCCGACGCCTCGCTCGCCAAGGATTTGCGCGTGCTCGTGCGCGAGAAGCTCAAGGAGGGGATGAGCGACGCGCAGGTGCGCGAATTCGTCCATGCCCGCTACGGTGATTTCGTGCTGTTGCGCCCGCCGGTGAAGCCCGGCACGCTGCTGCTCTGGGCCGCGCCGCTGATCGCGCTGCTCGCGGGCGCCGCCGCCATCTGGATGGCGGCGCGGCGACGGGCAGGCGTCCCCGCCACGCCCGCCAAGGCGCTCAGTGAAGAAGAGCGCGCGCGACTGAAAACTCTGGGCGTCTCGGACTTGGAAAGGCCCAAGAACTAA
- a CDS encoding zinc-finger domain-containing protein translates to MAQHYTPHFHNQPGVAQIRIGAKEFMCIGALPPFDHPHVYLDMGAGSEAICPYCSTHYVYDAALRGGADPAECVYRISEDTAA, encoded by the coding sequence ATGGCCCAGCATTACACGCCCCATTTCCACAATCAGCCCGGCGTCGCGCAGATCAGGATCGGGGCCAAGGAATTCATGTGCATTGGGGCGCTCCCGCCCTTCGACCATCCGCATGTCTATCTCGACATGGGCGCGGGCTCGGAGGCGATCTGCCCCTATTGCTCGACGCATTACGTCTACGACGCGGCGCTGCGCGGCGGCGCCGACCCGGCCGAATGCGTCTATCGCATCTCCGAAGACACCGCCGCCTGA
- a CDS encoding FAD-dependent monooxygenase, whose product MNAPIVIAGAGIGGLAAALSLARAGKRALVLERAARIEEVGAGLQIAPNAGRILAKLGLEPALAAVALEPEAINIRRGRDGAVLARLDLSAARTRWGAPFRLFHRADLQGALLQAALDNQQTHVRAGARVGDFEASARGVRIRVHTQDGVEEIVAAGLIGADGVRSSVRGHLAPSERDAPVYSGCVAWRATLPAERVPAALRVRESNLWLLPGAHVVHYPLRDASMINAVVIVEEPPEAEDAASSLSLEGAALARRLAPRKIAAELRAFIEAGASWRHWPLFTRSPLQHWTQGPVTLLGDAAHPMVPFLAQGAAQAIEDADALGEAFMRPGATVEAAFATYEEVRLARAERVVRASRRQGGYFHMGGLPAAARNLAIRALGGGGMLARNAWLYR is encoded by the coding sequence GTGAACGCGCCGATCGTCATCGCCGGCGCAGGCATTGGCGGCCTCGCCGCGGCCCTGTCGCTGGCGCGCGCCGGCAAGCGCGCGCTGGTCCTCGAGCGCGCCGCTCGGATCGAAGAGGTCGGCGCGGGATTGCAGATCGCGCCGAACGCCGGGCGCATCCTCGCCAAGCTCGGGCTCGAGCCCGCCCTCGCCGCCGTCGCTCTGGAGCCAGAAGCCATCAACATCCGCCGCGGGCGGGACGGCGCAGTTCTGGCGCGCCTTGATCTTTCCGCCGCAAGGACCCGCTGGGGCGCGCCGTTCCGGCTTTTCCACCGCGCCGATCTGCAGGGCGCGCTGCTGCAGGCGGCGCTGGACAATCAGCAGACTCACGTCCGCGCCGGCGCCCGCGTCGGCGATTTCGAAGCGAGCGCCCGAGGCGTACGCATTCGCGTGCACACCCAGGATGGCGTCGAGGAAATCGTGGCGGCGGGCCTGATCGGCGCCGACGGCGTGCGCTCGAGCGTGCGCGGCCATCTCGCCCCGTCCGAGCGCGACGCGCCCGTCTATTCCGGCTGCGTCGCCTGGCGCGCGACGCTCCCCGCCGAGCGCGTTCCGGCGGCGCTGCGCGTGCGCGAGTCCAATCTCTGGCTGCTGCCCGGCGCTCATGTCGTGCACTATCCGCTGCGCGACGCCTCAATGATCAACGCCGTCGTCATCGTCGAAGAGCCACCGGAGGCCGAGGATGCCGCGTCAAGCCTGTCGCTTGAAGGCGCGGCGCTCGCGCGCCGACTCGCGCCGCGTAAAATCGCGGCAGAACTGCGCGCCTTTATCGAAGCTGGCGCCTCCTGGCGGCATTGGCCGCTCTTCACGCGGTCGCCGCTGCAACACTGGACGCAGGGACCGGTGACGCTCCTCGGCGACGCCGCGCATCCGATGGTCCCCTTTCTGGCGCAAGGCGCAGCGCAGGCGATCGAAGACGCCGACGCCTTGGGGGAAGCCTTCATGCGACCGGGCGCGACGGTCGAGGCCGCCTTCGCCACTTACGAGGAAGTGCGGCTTGCCCGCGCCGAGCGGGTCGTGCGCGCCTCGCGTCGCCAGGGCGGCTATTTCCATATGGGCGGACTGCCGGCCGCCGCGCGCAATCTCGCGATCCGCGCGCTCGGCGGAGGCGGCATGCTGGCGCGCAACGCCTGGCTTTACCGTTAG
- a CDS encoding TMEM175 family protein, which produces MEKQRLEAFSDGVIAIIITIMVLELKPPHEASFAALAQLAPVFFSYVLSFAYIAIYWNNHHHLLQASSHVTGRVLWANVHLLFWLSLIPFASAWMAENHFAGATVAIYGVALLAPAIAYFILSRMLLKTHGPESTLARALGGDVKGKVSVLFYLLAIGLTFIDPRLSLAIYVLVALMWLAPDPRIERVLTEKRRSQPER; this is translated from the coding sequence ATGGAGAAGCAGCGGCTCGAGGCCTTTAGCGACGGCGTCATTGCGATCATCATCACGATCATGGTGCTCGAACTGAAGCCGCCGCATGAGGCGAGCTTCGCGGCGCTCGCGCAGCTCGCCCCGGTGTTTTTCAGCTATGTTTTGAGCTTCGCCTATATCGCCATCTACTGGAACAATCATCATCACCTGCTGCAGGCGTCGTCGCATGTGACAGGCCGGGTGCTGTGGGCCAACGTCCATTTGCTGTTCTGGCTGTCTCTCATTCCCTTCGCCAGCGCATGGATGGCGGAGAACCATTTTGCTGGAGCGACGGTCGCGATCTATGGCGTAGCGCTGCTGGCGCCGGCGATCGCTTATTTCATCCTCAGCCGAATGCTTTTGAAGACGCACGGACCCGAGTCGACCCTCGCGCGCGCGCTGGGCGGCGACGTCAAAGGCAAGGTCTCGGTGCTGTTTTATCTTCTCGCGATCGGGCTGACGTTCATCGATCCGCGACTCTCGCTCGCGATTTACGTGCTCGTGGCGCTGATGTGGCTTGCGCCAGATCCGAGAATTGAGCGCGTTCTCACCGAGAAGCGGCGAAGCCAACCCGAACGGTAG
- a CDS encoding transglutaminase-like cysteine peptidase, with product MLGIVSKAVVALGMAGAALVAVNAKSFAGPETATFATLGPETSVPYGWVDFCQRYRGECQNEESAPQEVELTAAVYRKIARINAWVNENIDPIADADHWGAVDQWDYPSDGKGDCEDFALLKRRMLIEEGFPRQALLLTVVKEKNGDGHSVLTVKTNRGEFVLDNLSNEMRPWTRVPYRFVKRQSQQNQNAWVAIGPPTSAPLYVSR from the coding sequence ATGTTGGGCATCGTTAGCAAGGCGGTTGTGGCTCTCGGGATGGCGGGCGCGGCGCTTGTCGCCGTTAATGCAAAAAGTTTCGCCGGACCCGAAACCGCGACGTTCGCCACGCTTGGCCCGGAAACCAGCGTGCCGTACGGCTGGGTGGACTTCTGCCAGCGCTACCGGGGCGAATGCCAGAACGAGGAATCCGCGCCGCAGGAGGTCGAACTCACCGCCGCCGTCTATCGCAAGATCGCGCGCATCAACGCCTGGGTGAATGAGAACATCGACCCGATCGCCGACGCCGATCACTGGGGCGCGGTCGATCAGTGGGATTATCCCAGCGACGGCAAGGGCGATTGCGAGGATTTCGCGCTTCTAAAGCGCCGCATGCTGATCGAGGAAGGCTTTCCGCGGCAGGCGCTGCTGCTCACGGTGGTGAAGGAGAAGAACGGCGACGGCCATTCGGTCCTGACCGTCAAGACCAATCGCGGCGAATTCGTGCTCGACAATCTTTCCAACGAGATGCGGCCCTGGACGCGCGTTCCCTATCGCTTCGTCAAGCGGCAGTCGCAGCAAAATCAGAACGCCTGGGTGGCGATCGGACCGCCGACCAGCGCGCCGCTGTATGTGTCGCGGTGA
- a CDS encoding gamma carbonic anhydrase family protein: MPLYTIDGIAPRLPAPGRFFVAPGAHVIGRVALEEDANVWFGCVLRGDNEWITVGARTNIQENSVLHTDMGFPLVIGPDCTIGHGVILHSCIIGEATLIGMGATILNGAKIGANCLVGANALVTEGKEFPDFSLIVGSPAKAIRTLDEAARDRHLDSAKHYVENGQRYASGLTLIA; the protein is encoded by the coding sequence ATGCCGCTTTACACGATCGACGGAATCGCGCCGCGCCTTCCGGCCCCCGGCCGGTTCTTCGTGGCTCCAGGCGCGCACGTCATCGGCCGCGTCGCGCTGGAGGAGGACGCCAATGTCTGGTTTGGCTGCGTGCTGCGCGGCGACAATGAGTGGATCACGGTCGGCGCCCGCACCAATATCCAGGAAAACAGCGTGCTCCACACCGACATGGGCTTTCCGCTCGTCATCGGGCCGGACTGCACCATCGGCCATGGCGTCATTCTGCATAGCTGCATCATCGGCGAAGCGACGTTGATCGGCATGGGCGCGACAATCCTCAACGGAGCGAAAATCGGCGCGAACTGCCTCGTCGGCGCCAATGCGCTGGTGACCGAAGGCAAGGAATTCCCGGACTTTTCGCTGATCGTCGGCTCGCCCGCGAAGGCGATCCGCACGCTCGACGAAGCGGCGCGCGACCGTCATCTCGACTCGGCGAAACATTATGTGGAGAACGGCCAACGCTACGCGAGCGGGCTGACGCTGATCGCCTGA
- a CDS encoding heparinase II/III family protein, giving the protein MLRDRVRLVSVSAARAAGAFARGAAAPYHLMKSMAIAPPERLRIAPPDIRTTDSTVADQIYAGYFSFDGKTVQARGVSPFLVAAPSECWRRSLAGFSWLRHLQASDNRVALATAQELVADFLSLPKIPADDPAMEPAVVARRLLSFLSQSPTLLDGADADFYDAFMLALARNARQLWRALAGDGARGADRAFCAIALAEFAVCADTGRKIAPHVSRALSAELDRQILIDGGHVSRNPQVAVDLLLDLLPLRQVIAARGLQTPSAVLRAIDRMMPMLRMLQHGDGSLALFNGMGATALDRLASALAHEDTRGAPPVNAPYAGYQRMEAGDALVIVDAGGPPPFEFSLCAHAGCLSFEYSLGIERVVVNCGAPSGPHLDARELARATAAHSTLVVGDRSSARIAPQSAPRRRAGRVLGGPRNTAVERRRLDGETTLLLSHDGYVRDFGLVHQRELTLPANGAALLGVDRLIAAERGGSHAQASDFALRFHIHPRVRIEPNAEGAIELTLADGEILIFEAQDLTPEEAQDLTPEIEDSIFFAAPGGARKCAQIIVRGAAAPSAEIAWSFRRRAGAQVPPGGKVC; this is encoded by the coding sequence ATGTTGCGGGATCGGGTTCGGCTGGTCAGCGTTTCGGCGGCGCGGGCGGCGGGGGCCTTCGCGCGAGGCGCCGCCGCGCCCTATCACCTCATGAAGTCGATGGCGATCGCGCCGCCGGAGCGGCTGCGCATCGCGCCTCCCGACATCAGAACCACCGATTCGACGGTCGCCGACCAGATTTACGCCGGCTATTTCTCCTTCGACGGCAAAACCGTACAGGCGCGGGGCGTCTCGCCTTTTCTGGTCGCCGCGCCTTCCGAATGCTGGCGGCGCTCCCTAGCAGGCTTCTCCTGGCTGCGGCATTTGCAGGCCTCGGACAACAGGGTGGCCCTGGCCACTGCGCAGGAGCTTGTCGCGGATTTTCTTTCGCTTCCGAAAATTCCGGCTGACGATCCGGCGATGGAGCCTGCCGTCGTCGCGCGGCGCCTCCTCTCATTTCTCTCGCAGTCGCCGACGCTGCTCGACGGCGCCGACGCCGATTTCTATGACGCGTTCATGCTGGCGCTCGCGCGCAATGCGCGGCAGTTGTGGCGGGCGCTGGCCGGCGATGGCGCGCGCGGCGCCGATCGCGCCTTCTGCGCCATCGCGCTTGCCGAATTCGCCGTCTGCGCGGACACCGGCCGGAAGATCGCCCCGCATGTGTCGCGCGCGCTCAGCGCGGAGCTCGACCGCCAGATCCTCATCGACGGCGGCCATGTCAGCCGCAATCCGCAGGTCGCGGTCGACCTGCTGCTCGACCTGTTGCCGCTGCGGCAGGTGATTGCGGCGCGCGGCCTGCAAACGCCGTCCGCCGTCCTGCGCGCCATCGACCGGATGATGCCGATGCTGCGGATGCTGCAGCATGGCGACGGATCGCTGGCGCTGTTCAACGGCATGGGCGCGACGGCGCTGGACCGGCTGGCGAGCGCGCTCGCCCACGAGGACACGCGCGGCGCGCCGCCCGTCAACGCCCCATACGCCGGTTATCAGCGCATGGAGGCCGGCGACGCGCTCGTCATCGTCGACGCCGGCGGGCCGCCGCCTTTCGAATTTTCCCTTTGCGCGCACGCCGGCTGCCTGTCGTTCGAATATTCGCTTGGAATCGAGCGGGTCGTCGTCAATTGCGGCGCTCCCTCGGGGCCGCATCTGGACGCCCGTGAGCTGGCGCGCGCCACCGCCGCGCATTCGACGCTCGTCGTCGGCGACCGCTCCAGCGCCCGCATCGCGCCACAGAGCGCGCCGCGCCGGCGCGCCGGGCGCGTTCTTGGCGGCCCGCGCAACACGGCGGTTGAGCGCCGCCGTCTCGACGGCGAGACGACGCTCCTTTTGTCGCATGACGGCTATGTGCGCGATTTCGGCCTTGTCCATCAGCGCGAACTGACCCTTCCGGCCAATGGCGCCGCGCTCCTGGGCGTCGATCGGCTCATCGCTGCGGAGCGCGGCGGAAGTCATGCGCAAGCGAGCGATTTCGCCCTGCGCTTTCACATTCATCCGCGCGTGCGCATCGAGCCGAACGCCGAGGGCGCAATCGAGCTCACGCTCGCCGATGGCGAAATCCTCATCTTTGAAGCGCAAGACCTGACGCCCGAAGAAGCGCAAGACCTGACGCCCGAAATCGAAGACAGTATTTTCTTCGCCGCGCCCGGCGGCGCGCGCAAATGCGCGCAAATCATCGTGCGAGGGGCGGCGGCTCCTAGCGCCGAGATCGCTTGGAGCTTCCGGCGGCGCGCAGGCGCGCAGGTTCCTCCCGGCGGCAAGGTATGTTAA
- the purH gene encoding bifunctional phosphoribosylaminoimidazolecarboxamide formyltransferase/IMP cyclohydrolase, whose product MPVDLRHVARALISVSDKTGLVEFARVLATHGVELVSTGGTRKALAEAGLAVRDVADLTQFPEMMDGRLKTLHPKVHGGLLAIRENPEHEAAMLAHDIRPIDLLVVNLYPFESAIAKGAPFEECVENIDIGGPAMIRAASKNHDDVAVVVDSDDYAMLVEELAATKGATRLATRRRLAQKAFARTAAYDAAISNWFAQQLGEASPPLRAFGGRLAEPMRYGENPHQSAGFYLTGEKRPGVATARQIQGKQLSYNNVNDTDAAFECVAEFDPARTAAVVIVKHSNPCGVAEGATLVEAYAKALRCDPMSAFGGIVAVNRKLDADAAREIVKIFTEVIIAPDADEESISIIGAKKNLRLLLTGGVPDARAAGLTYRSVSGGFLAQSRDSAVVDEMTLQIVTKRQPTAEELADLKFAFRVVKHVKSNAIVYAKGAATVGIGAGQMSRVDSSRIAAHKAQEAARAAGLTTSLAKGAVVASDAFFPFADGLLAAAEAGATAVIQPGGSMNDKDVIAAADAQGLAMVFTGVRHFRH is encoded by the coding sequence ATGCCCGTCGATTTGCGCCACGTAGCGCGCGCGCTGATTTCCGTTTCCGACAAAACAGGCCTTGTCGAGTTCGCGCGCGTTTTGGCGACGCATGGCGTGGAGCTTGTTTCCACCGGCGGCACGCGCAAAGCGCTCGCTGAGGCGGGTCTCGCGGTTCGCGACGTGGCCGATCTCACGCAATTTCCGGAGATGATGGACGGAAGGCTGAAGACTCTGCATCCGAAGGTGCACGGCGGCCTTCTAGCGATCCGCGAGAATCCCGAACATGAAGCGGCGATGCTCGCGCATGACATCCGGCCGATCGATCTGCTCGTCGTCAATCTCTACCCCTTCGAGTCGGCGATTGCGAAAGGCGCGCCGTTCGAAGAATGCGTTGAAAACATCGACATCGGCGGGCCGGCGATGATCCGCGCCGCGTCGAAGAATCACGACGACGTCGCCGTCGTGGTCGATTCCGATGATTACGCGATGCTCGTCGAGGAGCTCGCGGCGACGAAGGGCGCAACGCGGCTCGCGACGCGTCGACGGCTCGCGCAGAAGGCGTTCGCGCGCACCGCCGCTTATGACGCCGCGATCTCCAACTGGTTCGCGCAGCAGCTCGGCGAAGCGTCGCCGCCGCTCCGCGCCTTCGGCGGACGACTCGCCGAGCCGATGCGCTACGGCGAAAACCCGCATCAATCTGCGGGCTTCTATCTGACCGGCGAGAAGCGGCCGGGCGTCGCCACGGCGCGCCAGATTCAGGGCAAGCAGCTCTCGTACAACAACGTCAATGACACCGATGCGGCCTTCGAATGCGTGGCGGAATTCGATCCGGCGCGGACCGCCGCCGTCGTCATCGTCAAACACTCCAATCCTTGCGGCGTCGCCGAAGGCGCGACTCTTGTCGAAGCCTACGCCAAGGCGTTGCGCTGCGATCCGATGTCCGCCTTCGGCGGCATCGTCGCGGTCAATCGCAAGCTCGACGCCGACGCGGCGCGCGAGATCGTCAAGATTTTCACCGAGGTGATCATCGCGCCAGACGCCGACGAAGAGTCGATTTCGATCATCGGCGCCAAGAAGAATCTGCGCCTGCTGTTGACCGGCGGCGTTCCAGATGCGCGCGCGGCCGGCTTGACCTATCGCTCGGTTTCGGGCGGCTTTCTTGCGCAATCGCGCGACAGCGCCGTCGTCGACGAGATGACTCTGCAGATTGTGACGAAGCGCCAGCCGACAGCGGAGGAGCTCGCGGATCTCAAATTCGCTTTCCGCGTCGTGAAACATGTCAAGTCGAACGCTATCGTCTACGCGAAAGGAGCCGCCACGGTGGGAATCGGCGCCGGGCAAATGTCACGCGTCGACTCATCGCGCATCGCCGCGCATAAGGCGCAAGAGGCCGCGCGCGCGGCGGGGTTAACGACAAGTCTCGCGAAAGGGGCCGTCGTCGCCTCCGACGCCTTCTTTCCCTTCGCCGACGGATTGCTGGCTGCGGCGGAGGCAGGCGCGACGGCGGTCATCCAGCCCGGCGGCTCCATGAATGATAAGGACGTGATCGCCGCTGCGGACGCGCAGGGTCTCGCCATGGTTTTCACTGGCGTGCGCCACTTCCGACACTAG
- a CDS encoding cellulose-binding protein, translating to MRKSSKLALGLVLVCAVASSDALAKSKQRAPVATGQVTATQGEDFQIPLPHNLTTGKDWLDDGAAPDAAKGNLQPNRYANDNYFLEQQDFSLQDPQRYNEIGQYFDYGW from the coding sequence ATGCGTAAGTCTTCGAAACTGGCGTTGGGCCTCGTATTGGTTTGCGCAGTCGCCTCGAGCGACGCTCTGGCGAAATCGAAACAACGCGCGCCTGTCGCGACGGGTCAAGTCACCGCGACGCAGGGCGAGGATTTTCAGATTCCTCTGCCGCATAATCTGACGACCGGCAAAGACTGGCTCGACGACGGCGCGGCGCCGGACGCGGCGAAGGGAAATCTGCAGCCCAATCGTTACGCCAACGACAATTACTTCCTGGAGCAGCAGGATTTCTCGCTGCAAGATCCGCAACGCTACAATGAAATCGGTCAGTATTTCGATTACGGCTGGTGA